Genomic window (Dasypus novemcinctus isolate mDasNov1 chromosome 10, mDasNov1.1.hap2, whole genome shotgun sequence):
gcataaatataaataagatttATAAGCACAAAGGTTAATACTTGGAATACATTTAAGGAATAAAGTTCATgaagattttcattttttctttgaatttttttgtaATCAACAAAATGTTCAATCCTCTGATAGTgccacatttttaaataaaacattatcttattgttaaaaatatgtttttacatCACTGGTGCTTTATGTCTGGCCTTTCAGCCCCAGATTAATTATGTATTTCTCAGGAATTATTGACTCTTTTGCCCAGTCATAAATTAAAGCATaacaaaaaaataccaaaatggcTGCTCAACATTTTGTGACTTTTAAGAAAAGGGTAATTTTCTTTAGAAACCTGACACAGATGAATTAGTTCTTGAATTTTTATCCTTGGCATCATGTCAAGCAAACATCTTTTGAACGTGGTCCAAGATATGACCAAATATTTCCATATCAGCAATTCTGAATATAAGAGGTGCCCTTTCATTATCAGGGTGAAAGGCAAGGGATATTCTGCTATCCTGGTTTTCATAGGCGCTCCTTAGTATAATTGTGTGACGTAACTTTCAGGTGAACTTTCTATTTGACCAGACATGAAAACATcatttaatttgatttattttacctcaaaaacatatatgcacaaaaatttaaacatatatttccAAAGGGAACAAATAACGTATCAGAGAAATTTCAGGATCCTTTAATGGTTTGCATAATTTTTTTGTGAGAAAAATCTTGAAGTTGACAAATTGCTAGAGAGTTAATGCTGGAAGAAGTTTTTTAAACAACTTTGATTCATGGTAAGTATTAATCCCACAGttacattttagattatttgAAAAAGTGGGATTATTAGAAGAATATGCATATACATAACATGTAGTCCAAAAGTAAGAAATGCTAGGATTTGTGAAAATGGCGATACAGAACTGTTGGAATCCATGTAATCAAGCCGTGTCCatacattgaaaataaaattgttgGAAGAAATTTGATTAATCTATTGAAAAACATCTGAAAATTAATAGTAATATGTACTCTGTAATATAAATACCCATAAAGTTTTAATTTCTTGTCTGTCATTTGTATTAAATCATATTAGATAGAAAAGAACAGGGAATAAGACATTAAGACCCTCTGGTATTGTTTATTATAActaacattttttatttgctgaaattaaatataaatgggaaTAGAGTGTTAGAGCTTAAACTCTGGAATCAAGCAATCTTGGTAGAATTACAGAGACAACAATAATTAATGATTGTCACACGGGGTAAATTACCTAACTTTCTGTGCCTTTTTCTCATCTAAAAACTTGTATGACACCAATAGCTATGTTATAATGTTTTCATCTGGATAAATGTGTTGATGAACAGAAGTATTTATAACAGTATCATGTTCATTCTAATTATACAATGTAAGTATAGATACATAAATTTCTATTACATAATATCCAAATGTTGATTTTTACCTAATTTATAGTTGGCAGACAAACAAGATGTTATTCACTCATATCTTGCAAACATATATTCATTATGAATTTCCAGAATCACTAAGCTGATGATTTTGTAAATGCCCAATCATTCctataaagaaaaatcattttgagGTCATCAATGTTAAATATAACCTTTGATTTCTCAACAGTTTGCAACAGTTGGAAGCTATTATGGGAAATAGGAATAACACAAATATATCCAGCTTCATCCTTATTGGATTGACAGACTCTGAAGTGACTGGACAGGTCCTCTTTACATTATTTTTCCTGATATACCTGATTACTACGTTAGGGAATGCAGGGATGATATTGATAATTCACCTGGATCTCCAGCTTCACACTCCCATGTATATTTTCCTCAGTCACCTGTCATTCCTTGACCTCGGTTACTCAACGGTCATCACTCCTAAAACCTTAGAAAACTTACTGACTTCCACCAAGTATATTTCATTCACAGGTTGCTTCTcccaaatgtctttttttttcttcttgattatcACTGAATTTTTCATTCTGTCCTCGATGGCTTATGACCGCTATGCAGCTATCTGCAATCCCCTTCACTATCCTGTGGTTATGTCCACGAGACTCTGCAGAATTCTCTTCATTGGCTCCTATGTGATTGGTTTTATTGAAGCATTAATCATTGTTCTTTACATGAATAGGTTGCACTTCTGCAAATCTAATGTGATCTCTCACTTTTTCTGTGATGTAATGCCAATGCTAGCCCTGTCCTGCACCGACACTGGTGATACGGAAATCATGATATTCATTCTTGCTAGTTTAAATGTAATTGTGTCTCTTGTCACAATATCTTTGTCCTACGCGTCCATTCTGTCTACCATCCTAAAAATTAATTCCACTTCAGGAAAGCGGAAAACTTTCTCTACTTGTGCCTCCCACCTCCTGGGAGTCACCATCTTTTATGTCACtacaatttttacttatttaaaaccaaagaaatcCTACTCATTGGGAAAGGATCAAGTGGCCTCTGTGTTTTATACCATGGTGGTCCTCATGCTGAATCCATTCATTTATAGTCTTAGGAACAATGAAGTGAAAAATGCTCTCATTAGAGTCATGCA
Coding sequences:
- the LOC131280165 gene encoding olfactory receptor 8H3-like, which translates into the protein MAYDRYAAICNPLHYPVVMSTRLCRILFIGSYVIGFIEALIIVLYMNRLHFCKSNVISHFFCDVMPMLALSCTDTGDTEIMIFILASLNVIVSLVTISLSYASILSTILKINSTSGKRKTFSTCASHLLGVTIFYVTTIFTYLKPKKSYSLGKDQVASVFYTMVVLMLNPFIYSLRNNEVKNALIRVMQKRKGSKQLK